One Peromyscus leucopus breed LL Stock chromosome 20, UCI_PerLeu_2.1, whole genome shotgun sequence genomic window, AGAGATAAGCACTTAGACTGCAGCCCAATAAAGGAATAAGTGTTCCTTTAAAATGAAGCAAAGGCAAATGCCCTAAACTTCTCAGCCTCTTCTTCTAAAGACTGAGCCACAATTTTACTTGGCCAGAGGGACTGTGAACACAAAAGGGTCATTTTATCCATCCTCCACTTTAAGGCAGGACAGTCGacttcttaaaagatttatttcattccAAGTAATCAGCAGGATATCTGATCCTTACCTCCCTCAACTCTGGGGTGGGGGACCTGATTCCCTAGTCAGAGAAGACCTTCCCTGAATATCAATatggggaggggggaatggagggAGCCAGGGGTAGTTTAATGGATCCCGCAAGGCCTGATGGGTAACGACGGCATGTTAATTTGAAGAAATAAACTGCTGCAACAGCAGcctgagaaggggaagggggggagcCGGTGGGGGGGACCCTCTCTCTTGCCACATAGAGACATATGTTAGAGGAGAAGATTAAACTATGCAAATGGAGCCCATGGCAGTTAAGGGAGAAGACTTCCCATTACCCAGCACTGGCAGCCTTCactctgtggaggtcagagctggGACATTCTGGGAACTGGAAGCGCTGCTCTGTTCAGACAGCTTTGCACCATACAATTTACAGGTGGATTCTCTACACTCACTGTCATATCCCTGAGCAAACACAAAGCTTCCCACAAGTAACTCAAAGACCCCCCTTCCTGGTGCCACTAGCACCAAGGAGGGTTGAGGTGCTGGCAAATAAGTACTTCCTGAGAGTTCCATCCGACTACGACAGGAAAGACACTCCAATGCCTCTGATGACTGGATCCATTTTCAAAGAAGCAACAAGCCAACCTCAAGTTCCTTTATAGTTTCAGAACCATGAAATtaaggtttcttttcttctttgttcattCAATATGTTTACATTAAAGTGCCCATTCTGTGTAAAAACCATATAAAATTCTAGATGCCACATTAGAAACATAAACaagttcctctgcttctctggtacACTGAGATGGAAAGGCCAGGAGAAGGAGCCATGCAAGTGAGAGGATAGGAGAAGATAGGATGTATTTATGAGCTGGAGCCTCAGCTACACTGAGCAGGACTGGCTTGGGAGGACCTGTGGAGAAATGGGCGTTGCACATTCCTGCTTACCCTCAAAGCCACCCGGTGTACCACTTGCTGGGGGTCGCTCTCTAGGATCACCCTACAAATACAAAGAAGATCATTGCTCGCTTGTCCTGTTCCAAAGGACCAACTTACTGTGAGGTCAGAATCACTGGCTGGTCAACCCACTTGACTTGGAACAGGGAAAGtaacctcccctccccactccaaaTCCAGACAGTGTAGAGAACTCACCCTCCATCTACAATTTCATCCACAGCCAAGAAGAGCCCCTCCATATTCTCCAGCAGAGCTCGCTTTTCTACATTTTTCCTGAAtccccaaaaaaagagaaaaatcaggttGTGTGTGAAAGGAATCCTGGGCCACTGTCTGAACAGGAGATCCTAAGCTAGGCCAATAACTGTCCCACACTAAGAAGTGAGTAAGGTAAAGAGCCCTTGAGCTATAGTGATCAGAATGTCAAGAAAGGACTTTCAATGGCCAACTTCTGATTCCTAGGCTGATTATCCAGAGTGTGGCTGCTAGTGAAGCTGcttgtaaaataaacaacaacaaaaaatacagctTACAATCTGGAGTTGGTGATGGTGGAAGGTGGGAGGGGTGGAAGGCAAATCCTATCTGCACTCAAGCTCTGACAAACTTCTGaagtctctctgcttcttccccctccccccaggtctGTTCAAGCCCTAAAACAAAGGCCAAAGAGAGGCTAGAACAGTCTGGGGCTGCATCCACCAGCCACAGATCCAGTGGTTTGTGCATGTGGCCTGTCACATCCGTCAGTATGACTCTTTTCTCTAGATTACCCGAAATGAAGTCTATTCATTCACCTGGCTGGGAAATAAATCATCCCCCTTCCTGAGGAAACCTGAGCCTTTGGCCTGCTGGTTTGTGGGCTGAGAGTGCCTGCTGTTCTACTCCGGATGGATTTCTAAAATGCGTTCACTTAGGAGCTGCAGTGGGTAAAGTTCAGAGCCTTGAATGTTTTCAGAGAAAGTACCTTATGTTTTCCCTTGCTCATGTGCACGGGAACAGAGGACGACTGGGGAGGTGAAGAGAGCAAAGAGCACAGTGGACCCATTCTATGTTCAGGGGAAGACTATAAAGGCTAGCAATGGAAATGGGTAATGCTTCCTCCATTCCCAAGGTAGGGATGTGTCACCTGGGACacttcccttgtcctcccccaccTTCAGCTGCAGAGGACAAAGCCTAGGAAGGCACCTGGGGGCTCAGAGCACTGTCAATCACTGGACACGACAAGAGTAGACACAGACTGCCACGGTGCACGTTTTgtactctcagctactccagaggctgaagcaggggatTATACGCTCAAGGGCTGCCCGGGTTACAGAGTTCTAAAACAGCTTagtaagaccatgtcttaaattaaaagaaaaacacaataaaaggTTTGGGTGAGTAGCTCGGTAGTAGAACAGCTGCCTACCCTTGGCTTCAATCATCAGGACAGCCAAAGGAGGGACAGAAAAGGTACGGAGTATTCATCCTTAGGGACTCCCCTTCGTCCCTTAGTAAGAGAATTATTCCACATGAGGACCATGCTCTCCACTACCCCCCTCAGTGAGTTAGCCACAAATAGCAGCCCAGTTTCTTACACTGAACTAACTCCCTGGTGTGGCTCTGATTTCCCACAAATTCCTGGCCCTGAGGGATAAGtacttttttttccaaatttaaaCGGAGAATGTCAGCTCACCTCAGCATCTGGCTCAAGGAGTCAAAGAGGCAATTCAGAACAGCCATAAGCATCAACTGttgagaaaggagacagaaggtTCAAGGCCCTAAAACTGATaacccaaaacaaaacctccACTTTATTCCTCAGCCAGTGCACCGGCTTTCACACATGCCCAGAGACGTAACATGAAGTGCAAACACAACAGCAAGAGAACTCGGAGAAGTTAATTCTGCTAAACAATCCCACaagtggtttcttttcttttctttctttctttttttctgagatagggtttctttgtatagtcttggctgtcctggaactagctctgtagaccaagctggcctccaacttacagagatctgcctgcctgctgggattaaagatatgctcTAGCACCGTCCAGCTAagtggaggttttttttttaaggctgacACAGTCCTCAATGTATCTTAGTCCTCTgagtgtttgatttttattaattaaagatttatttttatttgtgtgtgtatgtgctacatgtgtgcaggtacccagaggccagaagaggacattggattcccctggagcaggagttacagggggttgtgagctgcccaacagggatgcagggaaccaaactcaagcaCACCGAGAGAACAGCGAGCAATCTAGCACCACGCAGTCTCTCCAGCTGTgaggtttttgtcttttgtgtctCACATTGCTTAGGTTGGTCTTCAACTAGCTATATAACTGAGGATGATCCTGAACTCCTGACtatacttcccaagtgctgggataacaggtgtgcactgccatgcctttCTGCCTCTATGTCTCTTTAAAACTTGGctaatgtatgtgcatgtctgtctgcatctctgtgtatcacatgtatgacgtgcccaaagaggccagaagaaggcactggatcccctgggactggagtcattgacagtttgtgagctgccatgtgggtgctgggaatcacacccaagtgctctggaagaacagccagtgctcttaacagctgagccatctccagcccctacttcTATGTCTTTACCAAGCTACCTGATGGATTAGTAAAGAGAGAAATCATTAACCAAGCagaagctgaggccagaggaggttgGCAGAAggtcctttttaaaaagttatttacttattcatattttatgtatgagtactgctctgcatgtatacctgcatgtcagaagagagcatcagatcctattctagatggttgtgagccgccaccatgtggttgctgggaattgaactcaggactctggaagagcagccaatgttcttaactgttgagccatctctccagggcccCGCCCCCAATCCTGAggtcctttttaaaaatggtactagggatcaaatccaAGACTTCAAATTTGCTAAGCACACATTTCACTTAGTtaagctgcatctccagccccagcttgggTTCTTGAGTCAGAACTAGGCTTGAATCTCAGCTGACTGACTCTACATGTGTTACCCTGAGAGAATTAATGGGCTGAATTTCATGAAACAGCCACTTTTGTAGTTTGACAAAAGCCAAATACAAGTAATTTTATATGGTTCTTTGTGTTTTGGATTCCTTGttggcaaaacaaaaacagtaatgcCTCCAACCCACAGAAGTGCTGCCAAGCTCAAACAATGTACTCCACAGAGCACATGCACAGCAGTGAGAGCTCAGCAGGACCTGGTCTCTCAATCTCTTAACTGGGATGGAAAATTATCTGGTGGCTTATTTACCTGTCTACTCTCCCAGAAGTTACTACCACCTGAAAGAAACAGTTTTTCCTGCATACAGGAAGGTTAGGATTACACTCACAGCCCcacttacacagtgagacttcatCAGTGACCCCTTCACACTGTATGGCTTCACCGTGAACTAGAGTACACACACCCTTGACCACCTCAGAAATCTACCTTTAAACAACACCGTGGGAACTTGGCATACtggctcatatctgtaatctcatcattggagaggctaagacaggaggattgctgtgagtgtgaaaccagcctgagctacagtgtgacaCTGTCtcaacaccaaacaaacaaaatctaaaacacCACTGTGTAGGAAAGGATACCAAAAACAATTCTAATTGgatatggtgactcatgcctgtaatcccagcacctggaaaaTAGATGTAATTTGAAAACAGCCTGTgttacacagtaagatcctgccccttaaaaaaaaaaaaaaagacctggggAAAACTTCCTTTCTGACTGATTCTTTGGCTGGGCCATTTTGTAAACCTGACAGGGATCTCTAAGGACTTCTTTACGACCTTGCCAGACATCAGAAGAATGTGGCTCTACAAAGCCCAAAACCCACGGCTGTGTCCCATCTATGGTTTCAGAAATGACATCAGAGGTAGCAAATGTGCAGGGATTCTCACCTCATTTTCATAGGAGCTGCCAATCACATAGAAATAGAGATCGATGCTACTTTTATAGACCACTGTCAGCCCTTCCAACAGGGCAATTTCACCTTGGGGAAGAAAGCAGAAACCGAACggtgagagaagaggaggcagaacaggCTTCTCATGAATTCCTGGGGACAGCTGTGTGGGTCAAGGAAAGGCCAACTGTAGTGACCCCAAGCACTAAAGCCATCCATTGTTTAGGGGGTGGCAGAAGGGACACAGGAACTCCAGGAGTCTAAATGTACGCTctctacacccccccccaccccccacccccccaccccccgcccctgcACCTACTCCCCTCCCTGTGTTTGAGGCAGGATACCAGCGGAGGTAAAATGCAGAGCGGTCACCTTTACCGGCTTCCATTTACCTGCCCTAATGGCTGCGGTACAATGAGCAGAGCTGCAGTTAAATTTGTCAAGTGAGGCTCATAAATCCAGGGACTAGACAGGTAGCTAACAGCCAAGCTTCCAGCACGGTATTCCCGTGTGAGGTACACTCACCTCCCCATTACATTTCTGAAGAGTTTATTATatgaggggaggagggaaaaagaaaggggaggccGAGTCATTTTATCCTTTTCTGTAGTTCTGCTGACACCCCCTTCCCTGGTTCCCCCCAACACAGGGAATAGTGAAGGAGAATGACCTACTATCTGTCCGATGGGTCTTGTTGAAAATGTTCTTCTCAAAGGCCTTTTGCTCCTTGACACTGGGGTAGGTGTCGTCATAGTACTACTCGGAGGGAAAGGAGACAGGGCTGGGTCACCACAGCTGTGAGCCCAGAATGATTAGTGACTGTCCTACTCTGGGGTCTTGTATACCTCTCCTTcaaggcatgggggggggggaatgctaagatagaaaagaaaagactACCGAGGCAGGGAATGGGAGTGagtgatggaaggaaggaagaaaaagggaaaaagaagaaagtaagacagagaaaagaaagtgcttgctgccaagcctcacaacctgagtttgatctctagaacccacaaggtagaaggagagagccaacttctggaagttgttctctggccttctctgacaagcacgcacacacacacaccacgaaataaatgttgaaaaaaaggaaagggctgTGCTGTAATCAACCCTCAGTCCTACATGCCATTTCTACgactctgaaggcagagacctACCAGCTGTCCTAAGGACACTTCCACCACATGCTTCCTAGGAGCTGCCCTTGTCAGGGACAGTGCTGGAGAAATAAGCAACATTAGATGCAGAGATGCTTCCTCAGACTCCCCTCACTGCAGGAAGACCagtccctttttttttggggggggggggttgttttttcagacagggtttctctgtgtagctctggctgtcctagaacttgctttgtagatcagggtggccttgaactctctgccttctgagtgcccaagtgttaggattaaagttgtggggCACCATAGCATGGCTGAAAGACCACTCTTTTATTGAGCAGTGGAGAAAGGCCATATAAATCTCTTCCACAGCGAGGCAAGTCTCTGCCCTGTTCTCCTGTACATCTTGGCTCTTCCTGCCAGCTGAGAGAAGGGGGCAGTCGAGCGCTTCACTGAGCCCACTCCCAAGCACTCTTAGCAAGGGGGTGGAGATGAGGCTGCTAAATCGCCTGCTCTTTAGGGGCTAATCCGTCGCAGTCAGCTGAAGACCTATGACAGGTCTGGCATTTAGTAACTGGATAACTGTTTCCAAAGGTGTCCTGCATAGTTACATCCAATTACAGGGAGGAACAGCTGGTGAATTCTAACTAATCTCCACCTGCTGAGTGATTTATGCTCTGCTCACCCAGAGTTAATACACCAGGGACAGAAGATATTTCTACAGGAGGGGGAGAATGAAGGAGAGGGGTGTCCTTTCTCCTCTCAATCCATCCAAAGTTAGTAACACCTCACTGGGGCATGCAGCCTGGTGAAGACCACAAACCTAGGGCTACAAGTCAGAAACTGGAAGTTTTTCCCTGGAAAAACTCAGGCTGAGTGATAAGGTGAGAGACAGGAACAGAGGGGCAGAAGGGACAGTCAGGACAGATGgaacagacacagacaggcagCTTCTAAAACTGATAGCGTTTTGTTTTGGAACTAAGGTTCTAAAGTTCTTCCCTGCTCTGATGAGGATGAGAGAGGAAGTTGAAGGTCTGAGCACAGCAGAAAGAAAGCACTCTAAGGAAGAGAAGATTGCCAACTTGGATTTATCTGGAGTAGTCAAGTTAGGATGAAGAATTCTCAAAATCAGCATATTCCTGAAGAATTTGAGTTAGTAAGGCCAATCCCAACATTTAAATCTCCAACGTCTCTGTCCTGCTCCTAAATTAATATGAAAGGAAATCTCACCTTAGCAAAGAGTCGGTCTCCATCATTGTCCAGAATCAGGATGGCCTTGACAGTGTACAGGGAGGGCTCCTGAAGAAACATGAACACACCTTCAGTTTTGAGGGCTCTCCCACTACTAACAAGCCTAATACCTTCCTTCCCTGGTCCCACTGGGCTGCAAAGAGTCACACAGGGTCTGTGTGTGTCCCCTACTGCAGCAAGGTTAGGTCTAATACCTCCCCCTGAGAATAACCAAGTGGAGGATGAACTGAACTGAGGGAGGAAAGCTTCAATAAAGGGATCCAAAGCAGACTCAGAGAAACAGTCTCAGACTCATAGGCCTTTATCAGGTAGGTCACGCTGCTATTCCAGGTCCTAAGGCCAAGTCATTTTCCAAATCACCCATCCTCCCTGGCCTCCTGGACACAGGTGGGCATGGAATGTGACCATGCTAATGAATGAGCACTACTCATTTGAAAGAAGGCTGTGTACTTAGAAGTCACTGTAATCCCAAAGCAGAGGCTTAAAGCAAGCCACTCTAAGCTGTCCaaacacagaagagaaggaaagcattgtatacacacatgtgaatgcatgagcacataaacacacaccagtTCCCCAAGACAGACACCATCCAAAAACTCACATATGAAACCTTTCCTCTACTATATATGAACCATTATCGCTTAATCTGCTAGGATAAGAATCAACCTGAATCTTAAGTGTggcaaacagaaaaatatttgagaagtcAAGGGTCTGGGAGTTTTCTTTCACTACCAATGGAACTAGGGGCTTAGGGGTGGGGCTCAGTGCTACAGTGCTGTTTAGTATGCAGGGAATCCTGGGATTAATCTCTAGCCACTCCCctacaaaacagaacaaatcCCAGAATAAAACAGAATTGCTGACACTGGCTCACAAAGGCATCACAGCCTCCGCTGTAACAGTTATACTCAACACCTCTCTTCAATTGCAAACAGATGACTTGGGAAAAGCTGTTTTATTAAGTCTGGTGTTCTCTGTCCTCATAACTTTCAGAAGGGAAAAGTGAGAGAAGCTGGCATTGTGTACAGAAGGCCTCTGTTGCTCACATTATTTGACGATCTCACCAATAAATACTTTCTGCTACTTCTTGTGCCAAGGCAAGattctgctttgcttttctggTCTTAGGAAACTCACCCCTCTTAAAAACAAATGCTTAACAAAGACACGAGGCATAAGAAAGAGTCATTGCCAGGGAGGTGACATAGCAGGgcggaccctaggatgactgtggcttataataagttttggttttactcaatcactgggcaagtttcagtgaaacatttcactattaggataagaatttgcaCTGTATCAGgctgataatagaaaataaaataaaataataaaaattaaaaaggaaagaaagaggaaaaaaaaaaagaaagagtcacTGCAAAGGATGCAGAAACTGCAGCCCCACAGAGGTAAAGTGAGGCTCCAGAAGGGGAACTCCATGTAGAGAAGCAGCCCTAGCTCAAGAGAACTGGGGATTAACCCAGGCTTTCCtagcttctatttatttttattattactattatttgagatagggtctctcaatatgtagcccaggctggcctcaaacccacaagaTTCATCTGCCTCTACCCCCTAAGTACCATCacttacattattattttatgtgtatgggtgttttgtctacatgtatgtttgtgtaccatttGTATGGCTGGTGCCCttcgaggccagaagaggtcctaaaactgggattacaaatgccttgtgggtgctaggaattgaaccctggtcctttagAGGAGAAGCCAGTGACtttagagacagaatcttactacggaacccttggctgtcctggaactcactctgtacacaaGGTtgtccttgaatttacagagatccgcctgcctttgcctccccagtgctggtttTGAGGTGTGTTCCACCATACCACCCAGTTTAAAAGCCAGTatgctgtttctctgtgtagccctggctgtcctggaactttctatgtagaccaggctggcctcaaactcaagagattcgcCTGTCAATGCTTCTGAAGTTgtgattaaagatatgtgctatcactgcccagcagaagccagtactcttaactgctaaccTCTCCCTACAGCTCACTAATCCAGTCTTTTGAAAATGGgataagagggctggagagatggctcagcagttaagaggactgactgttcttccagaggaccagggttcaattctcagcatccacatggcagctcacaactgtctgtaactccaagatctaacactatcacacagacatacatgcaggcaaacaccaatgtacataagaataaaataaattaaaagaaaagaaaagggaataagagcctggcagtggtggcacacacctttagtcccagaacttggaaggcagaggcaggcagatctctgggtttgagaccagctctggtctacagtgtgagttccaggacatccagtgctgttacacagagaaacccatcttgaaaaatcaaaagaaagaaaatgacctaAGAAATGTAAGCTTTGTtttcccaacttttttttttcttttttcctttttgtttttatgagacagagtttctctgtgtaacagccctagctgtactggaacttgctctgtaacccaggctggccttgaactcagagatctacctgcctctgcctcccaagtgctgggattaaaggcatgtgccatcaccacttgGCCTGACTTGAACTCTTAaagatggtaattttttttttttttttttttttttttggtttttcgagacagggtttctctgtgtagctttgtgcctttcctggaactcacttggtagcccaggctggcctcgaactcacaaagatccgcctggctctgcctcctgagtgctggaattaaaggcgtgcgccaccaccgcctggcaggatGGTAATTTTTGatgaggccatgtctcaaaagaaacaaaccaaacattTATCAACCTCTGAGTTTTGTCCATCAGTTCATCTCAAGTATCCAGAGCAATTCCTGGCACATCCTGAACTCTcagtatttgttttaaattgagaataaagtttaaaaagaaatttcttagTGTGATGATGTGCTAGAACTGGATTTTACAGTTAAGTGGATTTTGTAGTGAGACTATTTTGGGGTGACATTATCACCAACCCACCCTCTCTGACACACTGTTCTTGGAATAATGGACAAGAGCACCCCCTCTGCAAGTGGGGAACTGTGTGTCTGACAGAGGGAAGTCTTCGGCGTCTAGTCTAAAAAGCCACAAACAGTTGCTCTTCTAACTCCCAGCTCCACACAGAAAGACCAGCACACAGAGCAGGCTCTGTTCTATATAACTTGGGTTCTCAAGTACCAAAATCGAGCCCTCAATGGGAATGAGTTTCTTTAATGGATAAAAAGTCCCAATAAAAGGAAATGGTAATACCCTCCATCCACACTCACAGCAACCACAGAGGGCTAGCTGCCCACAAGTTGAAACTGGACCTTAATCTGGCATTAGTGACTGTTCTTGCAGCCAGAGTCTGGCATTCCAGGAAGAAATGGGAgcacactcccccaccccagtgcATGCCAAAATCCTTAATGGCCATCTGCCAAGTAGGAGAGCCAATGTTCTTGTGGCCAACACTGTCTAAGCACCTAAACAGGCATGATGACAACTGAGAAACACAGCCCAGGGTTCTGCTCCTGGCTCTTTTCACTGGCTTCCTAGAAGATATGATCAAAGAAACCTCAAAGCAGAAGCACAGAGTCTTCTTGGGTAGGACAAAAGACAGGGTAAGGAAGGAGAGACCAGCTTTCAGGCACTAATGTTCTGGGAACAGAGGGAAGGCAGGACCAAAGTCTGACCATTTCAGATTTGCAGAGGAAGAGCCACAAGGAAAGCTGAGGGCTTAGGCAGGAGGAGGAATGCCACTTGAAAGCATCACTCTGCTGTAGTAGAGCCGGCTCTTACTTCTCCTGCCACCTCCTAACTCTAGCTGGGCCCTCGCACCCTATGGCCTTTATCTCTCAGGAGTGGGGAAGCCCGAGAGTTCCCTTCATGTCATAAAACCAGCCAGTTCAAAGGCTCCAGAAGCCATTATTGATAATGTAATTTCCCTCTAAGTTTTGCAAAGGGCACATTTATAAATAACTCCCAGATACTAAGAAATGATTCCTGGACAATGGACTAGGCTAATGCTGACTCTTGAAAAGGCCCTACGATCTTAGGACCATATTCAAAGGACTGAAAAGATCTATTCTTCCCTCTCGCTTCCCAAATGGGCAGCTGCTAGAAAGCTTTCGAGACAAAGTTCTGTGATGCACTGACTTTCAGAGCCACAGCCTGAGTGTATGACAGAACTTCACCTCAAATGCTAATAGTGCCTGGAAATGATGGATGGGGAGATTGGCTGTGGGAGGAGGAATAGCAAGGACAGATTTTCATGTCTGCTTTTATTATCAAGAAAACTAGAAAGCTGTCCTCTTCCTcaggacagctgaaatgctaaatgGAACTAGACTGCTGCAAATAGCTCTCT contains:
- the Copz1 gene encoding coatomer subunit zeta-1 isoform X1, whose translation is MEALILEPSLYTVKAILILDNDGDRLFAKYYDDTYPSVKEQKAFEKNIFNKTHRTDSEIALLEGLTVVYKSSIDLYFYVIGSSYENELMLMAVLNCLFDSLSQMLRKNVEKRALLENMEGLFLAVDEIVDGGVILESDPQQVVHRVALRGEDVPLTEQTVSQVYLFSLHPPSGFEFGGNFPN
- the Copz1 gene encoding coatomer subunit zeta-1 isoform X2, giving the protein MEALILEPSLYTVKAILILDNDGDRLFAKYYDDTYPSVKEQKAFEKNIFNKTHRTDSEIALLEGLTVVYKSSIDLYFYVIGSSYENELMLMAVLNCLFDSLSQMLRKNVEKRALLENMEGLFLAVDEIVDGGVILESDPQQVVHRVALRGEDVPLTEQTVSQVLQSAKEQIKWSLLR